Part of the Bryobacteraceae bacterium genome is shown below.
CTCCGCCGCCGAGGACTGGGCGCGCCGCTATGCGCCTGCCGCTCCCCCCGCGCCGATCGCTACGTCCTTTGATCCCGACCGTAGGATCCGCGTCGCCTACGTCACGCACGAGTTCGGCGCGGGCCCGGCGCACTTCTTCCTGCTGCCGCTGGTTCGTGACCGTGACCACGAGAACTTCGAGGTTTTCGCCTACCACCTGCGCGAAACGGTCGACGCCGAAGCGGCCCTAGTCCGCGGCCTCGCCGATGGTTGGCGCCAGTTGACGCCGGATCATGTGGCCGGCGCCGCCGCCGAGGACGGAATCGACATTCTCGTCGACACGGCCGGTCACTACGGACCCGGCCTCCCCGCGTTCCTCGCGCGCATCGCGCCGCTCCAGATGACGTTCCCTTCGTACCCGGGAACCACCGGAGCGCCGGAGATCGATCACATCCTGACCGATCGTTGGGTGTGCCCGCCAGGTGAGGAATCGCAGTATTCCGAGCGGCCGATCTTCCTCGATTCCGGCTACCTTCCCTACGCCGCGCCGGATGCGCCGCCGCCGGCCGAACTCCCCGCCTTCGCCAACGGCCATCTCACCTTCGGGCTCTTTCAACGGCCGCCCAAGATGAACGCCCGAGTCTGGGACGCGGTTGCCTCGATCCTGCGCGCCGTGCCTGAATCGCGCCTGCTGATTCACTATGGACTGGCGGAGCTCGATGATCCCGGCTCGCCCGTCCACGCCCGCTTCGCCCGCGAATTGGACTCGCGTGGAGTGGAGCCCGCTCGAGCCCGCACGCGGGGCCCCGCGGCTCATCTGGAACACCTCGCGATTCTCGCTCAATGCGACATCGCCCTCGACACATTTCCCTACAACGGTCAAACCACCACATGCGAATGCCTATGGATGGGCGTTCCCGTCGTGACACTCGCCGGCGGCCCTCATGTGGCGCGCGTCGGGTTGCAGATTCTGGGCCGCGTTGGCCTGGATCGCCTCGTCGCGGACTCGCCGGAAAGCTACGTGGAGAAAGCCGTCGGCCTCGGCGCCGGCCTCGACGATCTTGCGGTCCTGCGCTCGGAACTGCGCGAACGAATGCAGCGCTCTCCGCTGCTCGACGGTTCCGTGGTGCGCGCCATCGAACACGCATATCGAAAAGCCTGGAGGCAACGATGCAAGCAGCAGAACAACTGGTAGCCCTTCCCCAATATGGCGTCCTTCCGTCGTCGGTCCGCGTGAGCAAGACTCCGCCAGCCGACTGGCGCGGCAGCCGCGAGGACTTTGAATCCTGGCTCGAGACGAGCCTCGCTTCACTGCGCGAACTGCTGTGGCCGGAGTTCGGCCCGCCGGGCTCTATCGCCATGCAGCGCATGGTTGCCCTCACCTACGCGGACTTGGATCTGATGGTCGAGATCCGGTCCGGGCGCCTCATGGACGCGGTCCCGTTTTCTCCGGTCCGCCACCTGGCCTGTCCCCCGCACGGTGAGTTCTACCAGTTCGAGGACAACCAAAAGCCGCACTCGCCGGGCGAACTGCACTGGAACTACGATCGGCAGATCGACCCCGATCAGTTCCTCAAGGCGATCCCCCGGCTCTTTCTGCGCGGCCAGTCCCGCAAGGCTCCCGCCTCCAACGTCGTCTTCTTCAAGGAGCAGATGCAGCGTCCCCGGCCGTTTCAGGCAGCGAAGCTGCTCGGCTACGACGAGTTCACGCACG
Proteins encoded:
- a CDS encoding tetratricopeptide repeat protein → MRAVSALSDAETIRSMALACVEAGAPDEAEELLLRALELDRGNLLCLRDLAVLQGASGRWEAASETLRLAQAAAPDDAATLSDLGRALTEAGEAASAVEILAQARSRDPGDPRIVYRQACAQLALGETAGALERIEECLAADPAYAPALRRAGELYRALGHPHIALERYECLARLRPDDPETQALLAAARWYAGDIEASAVALGEIVNREAAPSFTYSAYIATLLHREGETGASLRSAAEDWARRYAPAAPPAPIATSFDPDRRIRVAYVTHEFGAGPAHFFLLPLVRDRDHENFEVFAYHLRETVDAEAALVRGLADGWRQLTPDHVAGAAAEDGIDILVDTAGHYGPGLPAFLARIAPLQMTFPSYPGTTGAPEIDHILTDRWVCPPGEESQYSERPIFLDSGYLPYAAPDAPPPAELPAFANGHLTFGLFQRPPKMNARVWDAVASILRAVPESRLLIHYGLAELDDPGSPVHARFARELDSRGVEPARARTRGPAAHLEHLAILAQCDIALDTFPYNGQTTTCECLWMGVPVVTLAGGPHVARVGLQILGRVGLDRLVADSPESYVEKAVGLGAGLDDLAVLRSELRERMQRSPLLDGSVVRAIEHAYRKAWRQRCKQQNNW
- a CDS encoding phosphatase PAP2 family protein gives rise to the protein MQAAEQLVALPQYGVLPSSVRVSKTPPADWRGSREDFESWLETSLASLRELLWPEFGPPGSIAMQRMVALTYADLDLMVEIRSGRLMDAVPFSPVRHLACPPHGEFYQFEDNQKPHSPGELHWNYDRQIDPDQFLKAIPRLFLRGQSRKAPASNVVFFKEQMQRPRPFQAAKLLGYDEFTHEAAITALHPSIISGHCYQGLLGVAGVFEYIFLNEIEMTEDSLLALRQYAVDFGDRRVMAGVHYPSDNIASWLLALDICDRVCHPDVGARVKSELWLAVSHRSEIYGLASLAAEAEPYHPYRPALKELRRRGGEPEPHGPKALGTAAGA